The following are encoded together in the Bubalus kerabau isolate K-KA32 ecotype Philippines breed swamp buffalo chromosome 3, PCC_UOA_SB_1v2, whole genome shotgun sequence genome:
- the ACTL8 gene encoding actin-like protein 8, whose amino-acid sequence MSARTIIIDHGSAFLKAGLSGWNEPQLVLPSVVNYIPCRENPGPSCARRRVSLGIDICRPDTFSYPVQRGRVVNWEGVEYIWSFILEKHRLEHEDFPVIVTESPLKEPVDRQKTLEILFELLNVPSVLLADQLEMSLYSSGLLTGVVVDSGCGLTRVQPFHLGRPLRPGAKTLEFAGQDLSVYLFKSLFKEDYNRHNLFQLDTVASTQMHKCYVPQNLGDELDFYQSLPDGADERNSYRLPDGTKVELTPMQRLAPEMFFSPQVFDLQGPSLSQAAMDSIEACEASLRPLLTSHVVPCGGNTLYPGFTMRLYQLLASHFFPTKASVFAGSSRHFSVWLGASVVAHLSTYKPEWLTREEYDEGRRL is encoded by the exons ATGTCTGCAAGAACCATCATCATTGACCACGGCTCTGCCTTTCTGAAGGCTGGCTTGTCGGGCTGGAATGAGCCGCAGCTGGTCTTGCCCAGTGTCGTGAACTACATCCCCTGCCGGGAGAACCCGGGCCCCAGCTGCGCTCGGCGGCGTGTGAGTCTCGGCATCGACATCTGCCGACCCGACACCTTCAGCTACCCCGTGCAGCGGGGCCGCGTCGTCAACTGGGAGGGCGTGGAGTACATCTGGTCGTTTATCCTGGAGAAGCATCGGCTGGAGCACGAGGACTTCCCTGTGATCGTCACAGAGAGCCCCCTGAAGGAGCCCGTGGACCGTCAGAAGACCCTGGAG ATCCTGTTTGAGTTGCTGAATGTGCCGTCCGTCCTCCTGGCCGACCAGCTGGAGATGTCGCTGTACTCGTCCGGCCTGCTGACGGGCGTGGTGGTGGACTCAGGCTGTGGCCTGACCCGCGTGCAGCCCTTCCACCTGGGCCGCCCACTGCGGCCCGGGGCGAAGACGCTGGAGTTTGCGGGCCAGGACCTCTCGGTCTATCTCTTTAAGAGCCTCTTCAAGGAAGATTACAATCGCCACAACCTGTTCCAGCTGGACACCGTGGCCAGCACCCAGATGCATAAGTGCTATGTGCCACAGAACCTGGGGGACGAGCTGGACTTCTATCAGAGCCTGCCGGACGGCGCCGACGAGCGCAACAGCTACCGTCTGCCAGACGGCACCAAGGTGGAGCTGACCCCCATGCAGCGGCTGGCCCCCGAGATGTTCTTCAGCCCCCAGGTGTTTGACCTGCAGGGGCCCAGCCTCTCCCAGGCCGCCATGGACTCCATCGAGGCCTGCGAGGCCAGCCTGCGCCCGCTGCTCACCTCCCACGTGGTGCCCTGCGGGGGCAACACCCTCTACCCTGGCTTCACCATGCGTCTCTACCAGCTACTCGCCAGCCATTTCTTCCCCACCAAGGCATCCGTGTTTGCGGGCTCCAGCCGGCACTTTAGTGTCTGGCTGGGAGCGTCCGTGGTGGCTCACCTGTCAACGTACAAGCCCGAGTGGCTGACGAGGGAGGAGTATGACGAGGGGCGCAGGCTGTAG